A genomic region of Macaca mulatta isolate MMU2019108-1 chromosome 5, T2T-MMU8v2.0, whole genome shotgun sequence contains the following coding sequences:
- the GUF1 gene encoding translation factor GUF1, mitochondrial isoform X5, which produces MWTLGGRGWGCARTLARWAPGAALGPAPTFGAAPESWPTCRVYSSAEFKEKLDMSRFPVENIRNFSIVAHVDHGKSTLADRLLELTGTIDKTKNNKQVLDKLQVERERGITVKAQTASLFYNCEGKQYLLNLIDTPGIQAQTVANFFLAFEAQLSVIPVINKIDLKNADPERVENQIEKVFDIPSDECIKISAKLGTNVESVLQAVIERIPPPKVHRKNPLRALVFDSTFDQYRGVIANVALFDGVVSKGDKIVSAHTQKTYEVNEVGVLNPNEQPTHKLYAGQVGYLIAGMKNVIEAQIGDTLYLHKQPVEPLPGFKSAKPMVFAGMYPVDQSEYNNLKSAIEKLTLNDSSVTVHRDSSLALGAGWRLGFLGLLHMEVFNQRLEQEYNASVILTTPTVPYKAVLSSSKLIKARRAVQKNMIFIDQNRVMLKYLFPLNEIVVDFYDSLKSLSSGYASFDYEDAGYQTAELVKMDILLNGNTVEELVTVVHKDKAHSIGKAICERLKDSLPRQLFEIAIQAAIGSKIIARETVKAYRKNVLAKCYGGDITRKMKLLKRQAEGKKKLRKIGNVEVPKDAFIKVLKTRSSK; this is translated from the exons ATGTGGACCCTCGGGGGTCGGGGCTGGGGGTGCGCACGCACTCTCGCGCGGTGGGCCCCTGGGGCCGCGCTTGGGCCCGCGCCGACCTTTGGGGCTGCTCCAGAGTCCTGGCCTACCTGCAGGGTCTACAGCTCCGCAGAATTCAAG GAAAAACTTGACATGTCTAGGTTTCCTgttgaaaatattagaaatttcaGTATCGTTGCACATGTGGATCATGGCAAAAGTACTTTAGCTGACAGGCTCCTAGAACTTACAG GGACAATTGataaaacaaagaataataaGCAGGTTCTTGATAAATTGCAAGTGGAACGAGAAAGAGGAATCACTGTTAAAGCACAGACAGCATCTCTTTTTTACAATTGTGAAGGAAAGCAGTACCTTTTAAATCTCATTGATACACCG GGTATTCAAGCCCAAACTGTAGCAaacttctttcttgcttttgaaGCACAGCTATCGGTAATTCCAGTTATAAATAAG atagatcTGAAGAATGCTGATCCTGAAAGGGTTGAAAACCAAATTGAGAAAGTGTTTGATATTCCAAGTGATGAATGTATTAAG ATTTCTGCTAAACTTGGAACAAATGTTGAGAGTGTTCTTCAGGCAGTTATTGAAAGAATTCCCCC CCCTAAAGTGCATCGCAAAAATCCCCTGAGAGCTTTGGTATTTGACTCCACCTTTGACCAGTATAGAGGTGTGATAGCCAATGTAGCATTATTTGACGGAGTGGTTTCCAAAGGAGATAAAATTGTATCTGCACATACTCAAAAGACATACGAAGTTAATGAAGTAGGAGTTTTGAATCCTAATGAGCAACCAACTCATAAATT atatGCAGGACAGGTGGGCTATCTGATTGCTGggatgaaaaatgtcattgaagCGCAAATAGGAGATACATTATATTTACATAAGCAACCAGTGGAGCCCTTGCCTGGGTTTAAATCAGCGAAACCAATGGTATTTGCAG GAATGTATCCTGTAGACCAATCTGAATATAACAACCTGAAGAGTGCTATAGAAAAACTAACTTTAAATGATTCCAGTGTGACAGTTCATCGGGATAGTAGCCTTGCTCTGGGTGCTGGCTGGAG GCTAGGATTTCTTGGACTTTTGCACATGGAAGTTTTCAACCAGCGACTGGAGCAAGAATATAATGCTTCTGTTATTTTAACAACCCCTACTGTTCCATATAAAGCTGTACTTTCATCATCAAAATTGATAAAG gCTCGAAGAGCAGTTCAGAAGAATATGATATTTATTGATCAAAATAGAGTTATGCTTAAATATCTCTTTCCTTTGAATGAAATTGTGGTAGATTTTTATGACTCTTTGAAATCCCTATCTTCTGGATATGCTAG ttttgaTTACGAAGATGCAGGCTACCAGACTGCAGAACTTGTGAAAATGGATATTCTACTGAATGGAAATACTGTAGAGGAGCTAGTAACTGTTGTACACAA AGACAAAGCACACTCAATTGGCAAAGCCATATGTGAACGGCTGAAGGATTCTCTTCCTAGGCAACTGTTTGAGATAGCAATTCAAGCTGCTATTGGAAGTAAAATCATTGCAAGAGAAAC TGTGAAAGCCTATAGGAAAAATGTTTTGGCAAAATGT
- the GUF1 gene encoding translation factor GUF1, mitochondrial isoform X3: protein MWTLGGRGWGCARTLARWAPGAALGPAPTFGAAPESWPTCRVYSSAEFKEKLDMSRFPVENIRNFSIVAHVDHGKSTLADRLLELTGTIDKTKNNKQVLDKLQVERERGITVKAQTASLFYNCEGKQYLLNLIDTPGIQAQTVANFFLAFEAQLSVIPVINKIDLKNADPERVENQIEKVFDIPSDECIKISAKLGTNVESVLQAVIERIPPPKVHRKNPLRALVFDSTFDQYRGVIANVALFDGVVSKGDKIVSAHTQKTYEVNEVGVLNPNEQPTHKLYAGQVGYLIAGMKNVIEAQIGDTLYLHKQPVEPLPGFKSAKPMVFAGMYPVDQSEYNNLKSAIEKLTLNDSSVTVHRDSSLALGAGWRLGFLGLLHMEVFNQRLEQEYNASVILTTPTVPYKAVLSSSKLIKEYREKEITIINPAQFPDKSKVTEYLEPVVLGTIITPDEYTGKIMMLCEARRAVQKNMIFIDQNRVMLKYLFPLNEIVVDFYDSLKSLSSGYASFDYEDAGYQTAELVKMDILLNGNTVEELVTVVHKDKAHSIGKAICERLKDSLPRQLFEIAIQAAIGSKIIARETVKAYRKNVLAKCYGGDITRKMKLLKRQAEGKKKLRKIGNVEVPKDAFIKVLKTRSSK, encoded by the exons ATGTGGACCCTCGGGGGTCGGGGCTGGGGGTGCGCACGCACTCTCGCGCGGTGGGCCCCTGGGGCCGCGCTTGGGCCCGCGCCGACCTTTGGGGCTGCTCCAGAGTCCTGGCCTACCTGCAGGGTCTACAGCTCCGCAGAATTCAAG GAAAAACTTGACATGTCTAGGTTTCCTgttgaaaatattagaaatttcaGTATCGTTGCACATGTGGATCATGGCAAAAGTACTTTAGCTGACAGGCTCCTAGAACTTACAG GGACAATTGataaaacaaagaataataaGCAGGTTCTTGATAAATTGCAAGTGGAACGAGAAAGAGGAATCACTGTTAAAGCACAGACAGCATCTCTTTTTTACAATTGTGAAGGAAAGCAGTACCTTTTAAATCTCATTGATACACCG GGTATTCAAGCCCAAACTGTAGCAaacttctttcttgcttttgaaGCACAGCTATCGGTAATTCCAGTTATAAATAAG atagatcTGAAGAATGCTGATCCTGAAAGGGTTGAAAACCAAATTGAGAAAGTGTTTGATATTCCAAGTGATGAATGTATTAAG ATTTCTGCTAAACTTGGAACAAATGTTGAGAGTGTTCTTCAGGCAGTTATTGAAAGAATTCCCCC CCCTAAAGTGCATCGCAAAAATCCCCTGAGAGCTTTGGTATTTGACTCCACCTTTGACCAGTATAGAGGTGTGATAGCCAATGTAGCATTATTTGACGGAGTGGTTTCCAAAGGAGATAAAATTGTATCTGCACATACTCAAAAGACATACGAAGTTAATGAAGTAGGAGTTTTGAATCCTAATGAGCAACCAACTCATAAATT atatGCAGGACAGGTGGGCTATCTGATTGCTGggatgaaaaatgtcattgaagCGCAAATAGGAGATACATTATATTTACATAAGCAACCAGTGGAGCCCTTGCCTGGGTTTAAATCAGCGAAACCAATGGTATTTGCAG GAATGTATCCTGTAGACCAATCTGAATATAACAACCTGAAGAGTGCTATAGAAAAACTAACTTTAAATGATTCCAGTGTGACAGTTCATCGGGATAGTAGCCTTGCTCTGGGTGCTGGCTGGAG GCTAGGATTTCTTGGACTTTTGCACATGGAAGTTTTCAACCAGCGACTGGAGCAAGAATATAATGCTTCTGTTATTTTAACAACCCCTACTGTTCCATATAAAGCTGTACTTTCATCATCAAAATTGATAAAG gaatatagagaaaaagaaattacaattaTCAATCCTGCACAATTCCCTGATAAATCAAAAGTAACAGAATATTTGGAGCCAGTTGTTTTGGGCACTATTATCACACCAGATGAATACACTGGAAAAATAATGATGCTTTGCGAG gCTCGAAGAGCAGTTCAGAAGAATATGATATTTATTGATCAAAATAGAGTTATGCTTAAATATCTCTTTCCTTTGAATGAAATTGTGGTAGATTTTTATGACTCTTTGAAATCCCTATCTTCTGGATATGCTAG ttttgaTTACGAAGATGCAGGCTACCAGACTGCAGAACTTGTGAAAATGGATATTCTACTGAATGGAAATACTGTAGAGGAGCTAGTAACTGTTGTACACAA AGACAAAGCACACTCAATTGGCAAAGCCATATGTGAACGGCTGAAGGATTCTCTTCCTAGGCAACTGTTTGAGATAGCAATTCAAGCTGCTATTGGAAGTAAAATCATTGCAAGAGAAAC TGTGAAAGCCTATAGGAAAAATGTTTTGGCAAAATGT
- the GUF1 gene encoding translation factor GUF1, mitochondrial isoform X2: protein MWTLGGRGWGCARTLARWAPGAALGPAPTFGAAPESWPTCRVYSSAEFKEKLDMSRFPVENIRNFSIVAHVDHGKSTLADRLLELTGTIDKTKNNKQVLDKLQVERERGITVKAQTASLFYNCEGKQYLLNLIDTPGHVDFSYEVSRSLSACQGVLLVVDANEIDLKNADPERVENQIEKVFDIPSDECIKISAKLGTNVESVLQAVIERIPPPKVHRKNPLRALVFDSTFDQYRGVIANVALFDGVVSKGDKIVSAHTQKTYEVNEVGVLNPNEQPTHKLYAGQVGYLIAGMKNVIEAQIGDTLYLHKQPVEPLPGFKSAKPMVFAGMYPVDQSEYNNLKSAIEKLTLNDSSVTVHRDSSLALGAGWRLGFLGLLHMEVFNQRLEQEYNASVILTTPTVPYKAVLSSSKLIKEYREKEITIINPAQFPDKSKVTEYLEPVVLGTIITPDEYTGKIMMLCEARRAVQKNMIFIDQNRVMLKYLFPLNEIVVDFYDSLKSLSSGYASFDYEDAGYQTAELVKMDILLNGNTVEELVTVVHKDKAHSIGKAICERLKDSLPRQLFEIAIQAAIGSKIIARETVKAYRKNVLAKCYGGDITRKMKLLKRQAEGKKKLRKIGNVEVPKDAFIKVLKTRSSK, encoded by the exons ATGTGGACCCTCGGGGGTCGGGGCTGGGGGTGCGCACGCACTCTCGCGCGGTGGGCCCCTGGGGCCGCGCTTGGGCCCGCGCCGACCTTTGGGGCTGCTCCAGAGTCCTGGCCTACCTGCAGGGTCTACAGCTCCGCAGAATTCAAG GAAAAACTTGACATGTCTAGGTTTCCTgttgaaaatattagaaatttcaGTATCGTTGCACATGTGGATCATGGCAAAAGTACTTTAGCTGACAGGCTCCTAGAACTTACAG GGACAATTGataaaacaaagaataataaGCAGGTTCTTGATAAATTGCAAGTGGAACGAGAAAGAGGAATCACTGTTAAAGCACAGACAGCATCTCTTTTTTACAATTGTGAAGGAAAGCAGTACCTTTTAAATCTCATTGATACACCG gGCCATGTTGATTTTAGTTATGAAGTATCCAGGTCACTTTCTGCTTGCCAGGGTGTTTTACTTGTGGTTGATGCAAATGAG atagatcTGAAGAATGCTGATCCTGAAAGGGTTGAAAACCAAATTGAGAAAGTGTTTGATATTCCAAGTGATGAATGTATTAAG ATTTCTGCTAAACTTGGAACAAATGTTGAGAGTGTTCTTCAGGCAGTTATTGAAAGAATTCCCCC CCCTAAAGTGCATCGCAAAAATCCCCTGAGAGCTTTGGTATTTGACTCCACCTTTGACCAGTATAGAGGTGTGATAGCCAATGTAGCATTATTTGACGGAGTGGTTTCCAAAGGAGATAAAATTGTATCTGCACATACTCAAAAGACATACGAAGTTAATGAAGTAGGAGTTTTGAATCCTAATGAGCAACCAACTCATAAATT atatGCAGGACAGGTGGGCTATCTGATTGCTGggatgaaaaatgtcattgaagCGCAAATAGGAGATACATTATATTTACATAAGCAACCAGTGGAGCCCTTGCCTGGGTTTAAATCAGCGAAACCAATGGTATTTGCAG GAATGTATCCTGTAGACCAATCTGAATATAACAACCTGAAGAGTGCTATAGAAAAACTAACTTTAAATGATTCCAGTGTGACAGTTCATCGGGATAGTAGCCTTGCTCTGGGTGCTGGCTGGAG GCTAGGATTTCTTGGACTTTTGCACATGGAAGTTTTCAACCAGCGACTGGAGCAAGAATATAATGCTTCTGTTATTTTAACAACCCCTACTGTTCCATATAAAGCTGTACTTTCATCATCAAAATTGATAAAG gaatatagagaaaaagaaattacaattaTCAATCCTGCACAATTCCCTGATAAATCAAAAGTAACAGAATATTTGGAGCCAGTTGTTTTGGGCACTATTATCACACCAGATGAATACACTGGAAAAATAATGATGCTTTGCGAG gCTCGAAGAGCAGTTCAGAAGAATATGATATTTATTGATCAAAATAGAGTTATGCTTAAATATCTCTTTCCTTTGAATGAAATTGTGGTAGATTTTTATGACTCTTTGAAATCCCTATCTTCTGGATATGCTAG ttttgaTTACGAAGATGCAGGCTACCAGACTGCAGAACTTGTGAAAATGGATATTCTACTGAATGGAAATACTGTAGAGGAGCTAGTAACTGTTGTACACAA AGACAAAGCACACTCAATTGGCAAAGCCATATGTGAACGGCTGAAGGATTCTCTTCCTAGGCAACTGTTTGAGATAGCAATTCAAGCTGCTATTGGAAGTAAAATCATTGCAAGAGAAAC TGTGAAAGCCTATAGGAAAAATGTTTTGGCAAAATGT
- the GUF1 gene encoding translation factor GUF1, mitochondrial isoform X4, whose translation MWTLGGRGWGCARTLARWAPGAALGPAPTFGAAPESWPTCRVYSSAEFKEKLDMSRFPVENIRNFSIVAHVDHGKSTLADRLLELTGTIDKTKNNKQVLDKLQVERERGITVKAQTASLFYNCEGKQYLLNLIDTPGHVDFSYEVSRSLSACQGVLLVVDANEGIQAQTVANFFLAFEAQLSVIPVINKIDLKNADPERVENQIEKVFDIPSDECIKISAKLGTNVESVLQAVIERIPPPKVHRKNPLRALVFDSTFDQYRGVIANVALFDGVVSKGDKIVSAHTQKTYEVNEVGVLNPNEQPTHKLYAGQVGYLIAGMKNVIEAQIGDTLYLHKQPVEPLPGFKSAKPMVFAGMYPVDQSEYNNLKSAIEKLTLNDSSVTVHRDSSLALGAGWRLGFLGLLHMEVFNQRLEQEYNASVILTTPTVPYKAVLSSSKLIKARRAVQKNMIFIDQNRVMLKYLFPLNEIVVDFYDSLKSLSSGYASFDYEDAGYQTAELVKMDILLNGNTVEELVTVVHKDKAHSIGKAICERLKDSLPRQLFEIAIQAAIGSKIIARETVKAYRKNVLAKCYGGDITRKMKLLKRQAEGKKKLRKIGNVEVPKDAFIKVLKTRSSK comes from the exons ATGTGGACCCTCGGGGGTCGGGGCTGGGGGTGCGCACGCACTCTCGCGCGGTGGGCCCCTGGGGCCGCGCTTGGGCCCGCGCCGACCTTTGGGGCTGCTCCAGAGTCCTGGCCTACCTGCAGGGTCTACAGCTCCGCAGAATTCAAG GAAAAACTTGACATGTCTAGGTTTCCTgttgaaaatattagaaatttcaGTATCGTTGCACATGTGGATCATGGCAAAAGTACTTTAGCTGACAGGCTCCTAGAACTTACAG GGACAATTGataaaacaaagaataataaGCAGGTTCTTGATAAATTGCAAGTGGAACGAGAAAGAGGAATCACTGTTAAAGCACAGACAGCATCTCTTTTTTACAATTGTGAAGGAAAGCAGTACCTTTTAAATCTCATTGATACACCG gGCCATGTTGATTTTAGTTATGAAGTATCCAGGTCACTTTCTGCTTGCCAGGGTGTTTTACTTGTGGTTGATGCAAATGAG GGTATTCAAGCCCAAACTGTAGCAaacttctttcttgcttttgaaGCACAGCTATCGGTAATTCCAGTTATAAATAAG atagatcTGAAGAATGCTGATCCTGAAAGGGTTGAAAACCAAATTGAGAAAGTGTTTGATATTCCAAGTGATGAATGTATTAAG ATTTCTGCTAAACTTGGAACAAATGTTGAGAGTGTTCTTCAGGCAGTTATTGAAAGAATTCCCCC CCCTAAAGTGCATCGCAAAAATCCCCTGAGAGCTTTGGTATTTGACTCCACCTTTGACCAGTATAGAGGTGTGATAGCCAATGTAGCATTATTTGACGGAGTGGTTTCCAAAGGAGATAAAATTGTATCTGCACATACTCAAAAGACATACGAAGTTAATGAAGTAGGAGTTTTGAATCCTAATGAGCAACCAACTCATAAATT atatGCAGGACAGGTGGGCTATCTGATTGCTGggatgaaaaatgtcattgaagCGCAAATAGGAGATACATTATATTTACATAAGCAACCAGTGGAGCCCTTGCCTGGGTTTAAATCAGCGAAACCAATGGTATTTGCAG GAATGTATCCTGTAGACCAATCTGAATATAACAACCTGAAGAGTGCTATAGAAAAACTAACTTTAAATGATTCCAGTGTGACAGTTCATCGGGATAGTAGCCTTGCTCTGGGTGCTGGCTGGAG GCTAGGATTTCTTGGACTTTTGCACATGGAAGTTTTCAACCAGCGACTGGAGCAAGAATATAATGCTTCTGTTATTTTAACAACCCCTACTGTTCCATATAAAGCTGTACTTTCATCATCAAAATTGATAAAG gCTCGAAGAGCAGTTCAGAAGAATATGATATTTATTGATCAAAATAGAGTTATGCTTAAATATCTCTTTCCTTTGAATGAAATTGTGGTAGATTTTTATGACTCTTTGAAATCCCTATCTTCTGGATATGCTAG ttttgaTTACGAAGATGCAGGCTACCAGACTGCAGAACTTGTGAAAATGGATATTCTACTGAATGGAAATACTGTAGAGGAGCTAGTAACTGTTGTACACAA AGACAAAGCACACTCAATTGGCAAAGCCATATGTGAACGGCTGAAGGATTCTCTTCCTAGGCAACTGTTTGAGATAGCAATTCAAGCTGCTATTGGAAGTAAAATCATTGCAAGAGAAAC TGTGAAAGCCTATAGGAAAAATGTTTTGGCAAAATGT
- the GUF1 gene encoding translation factor GUF1, mitochondrial isoform X1 produces MWTLGGRGWGCARTLARWAPGAALGPAPTFGAAPESWPTCRVYSSAEFKEKLDMSRFPVENIRNFSIVAHVDHGKSTLADRLLELTGTIDKTKNNKQVLDKLQVERERGITVKAQTASLFYNCEGKQYLLNLIDTPGHVDFSYEVSRSLSACQGVLLVVDANEGIQAQTVANFFLAFEAQLSVIPVINKIDLKNADPERVENQIEKVFDIPSDECIKISAKLGTNVESVLQAVIERIPPPKVHRKNPLRALVFDSTFDQYRGVIANVALFDGVVSKGDKIVSAHTQKTYEVNEVGVLNPNEQPTHKLYAGQVGYLIAGMKNVIEAQIGDTLYLHKQPVEPLPGFKSAKPMVFAGMYPVDQSEYNNLKSAIEKLTLNDSSVTVHRDSSLALGAGWRLGFLGLLHMEVFNQRLEQEYNASVILTTPTVPYKAVLSSSKLIKEYREKEITIINPAQFPDKSKVTEYLEPVVLGTIITPDEYTGKIMMLCEARRAVQKNMIFIDQNRVMLKYLFPLNEIVVDFYDSLKSLSSGYASFDYEDAGYQTAELVKMDILLNGNTVEELVTVVHKDKAHSIGKAICERLKDSLPRQLFEIAIQAAIGSKIIARETVKAYRKNVLAKCYGGDITRKMKLLKRQAEGKKKLRKIGNVEVPKDAFIKVLKTRSSK; encoded by the exons ATGTGGACCCTCGGGGGTCGGGGCTGGGGGTGCGCACGCACTCTCGCGCGGTGGGCCCCTGGGGCCGCGCTTGGGCCCGCGCCGACCTTTGGGGCTGCTCCAGAGTCCTGGCCTACCTGCAGGGTCTACAGCTCCGCAGAATTCAAG GAAAAACTTGACATGTCTAGGTTTCCTgttgaaaatattagaaatttcaGTATCGTTGCACATGTGGATCATGGCAAAAGTACTTTAGCTGACAGGCTCCTAGAACTTACAG GGACAATTGataaaacaaagaataataaGCAGGTTCTTGATAAATTGCAAGTGGAACGAGAAAGAGGAATCACTGTTAAAGCACAGACAGCATCTCTTTTTTACAATTGTGAAGGAAAGCAGTACCTTTTAAATCTCATTGATACACCG gGCCATGTTGATTTTAGTTATGAAGTATCCAGGTCACTTTCTGCTTGCCAGGGTGTTTTACTTGTGGTTGATGCAAATGAG GGTATTCAAGCCCAAACTGTAGCAaacttctttcttgcttttgaaGCACAGCTATCGGTAATTCCAGTTATAAATAAG atagatcTGAAGAATGCTGATCCTGAAAGGGTTGAAAACCAAATTGAGAAAGTGTTTGATATTCCAAGTGATGAATGTATTAAG ATTTCTGCTAAACTTGGAACAAATGTTGAGAGTGTTCTTCAGGCAGTTATTGAAAGAATTCCCCC CCCTAAAGTGCATCGCAAAAATCCCCTGAGAGCTTTGGTATTTGACTCCACCTTTGACCAGTATAGAGGTGTGATAGCCAATGTAGCATTATTTGACGGAGTGGTTTCCAAAGGAGATAAAATTGTATCTGCACATACTCAAAAGACATACGAAGTTAATGAAGTAGGAGTTTTGAATCCTAATGAGCAACCAACTCATAAATT atatGCAGGACAGGTGGGCTATCTGATTGCTGggatgaaaaatgtcattgaagCGCAAATAGGAGATACATTATATTTACATAAGCAACCAGTGGAGCCCTTGCCTGGGTTTAAATCAGCGAAACCAATGGTATTTGCAG GAATGTATCCTGTAGACCAATCTGAATATAACAACCTGAAGAGTGCTATAGAAAAACTAACTTTAAATGATTCCAGTGTGACAGTTCATCGGGATAGTAGCCTTGCTCTGGGTGCTGGCTGGAG GCTAGGATTTCTTGGACTTTTGCACATGGAAGTTTTCAACCAGCGACTGGAGCAAGAATATAATGCTTCTGTTATTTTAACAACCCCTACTGTTCCATATAAAGCTGTACTTTCATCATCAAAATTGATAAAG gaatatagagaaaaagaaattacaattaTCAATCCTGCACAATTCCCTGATAAATCAAAAGTAACAGAATATTTGGAGCCAGTTGTTTTGGGCACTATTATCACACCAGATGAATACACTGGAAAAATAATGATGCTTTGCGAG gCTCGAAGAGCAGTTCAGAAGAATATGATATTTATTGATCAAAATAGAGTTATGCTTAAATATCTCTTTCCTTTGAATGAAATTGTGGTAGATTTTTATGACTCTTTGAAATCCCTATCTTCTGGATATGCTAG ttttgaTTACGAAGATGCAGGCTACCAGACTGCAGAACTTGTGAAAATGGATATTCTACTGAATGGAAATACTGTAGAGGAGCTAGTAACTGTTGTACACAA AGACAAAGCACACTCAATTGGCAAAGCCATATGTGAACGGCTGAAGGATTCTCTTCCTAGGCAACTGTTTGAGATAGCAATTCAAGCTGCTATTGGAAGTAAAATCATTGCAAGAGAAAC TGTGAAAGCCTATAGGAAAAATGTTTTGGCAAAATGT